From one Haloferax marinisediminis genomic stretch:
- a CDS encoding endonuclease III domain-containing protein: MPEEPSENISGGPGGGGRDVVFDAATPETATRAEVVVDRLGDLYWRKAYGGQGGFECLVRTILSQNTSDKASQPAHDELMNQYGGSNLAESLASADRAELVEAIRSAGLYNQKSKLIIGVAEEVLADFGSEANFDRYVREADPSTVRGRLLEMKGVGPKTADCVLLFAGGRGGVFPVDTHVHRISRRIGLAPADADHEGVRAALERDVPADKCGFGHTAMIQFGREYCTARKPACLEGPEACPMDDVCERVGVNPETRDVVDPAETVADD, translated from the coding sequence ATGCCCGAAGAACCGTCTGAGAACATCAGCGGTGGCCCCGGCGGCGGTGGTCGAGACGTCGTGTTCGACGCTGCGACACCCGAGACTGCGACCCGTGCAGAGGTCGTCGTCGACCGACTCGGCGACTTGTACTGGCGGAAAGCCTACGGTGGGCAAGGTGGATTCGAGTGTCTCGTCCGAACGATTCTGAGCCAGAACACGAGCGACAAGGCCAGTCAACCCGCACACGACGAGTTGATGAACCAGTATGGCGGGTCGAACCTCGCCGAGTCACTCGCCTCGGCCGACCGAGCGGAACTCGTCGAGGCCATCCGCTCGGCCGGCCTCTACAACCAAAAGTCGAAACTCATCATCGGCGTCGCCGAGGAGGTTCTGGCTGACTTCGGGAGCGAGGCCAACTTCGACCGCTACGTCCGCGAGGCTGACCCATCGACGGTTCGTGGCCGACTGCTAGAGATGAAGGGCGTCGGCCCAAAGACTGCCGACTGTGTCTTACTCTTCGCGGGCGGGCGCGGTGGTGTGTTCCCCGTCGATACGCACGTCCACCGCATCTCTCGCCGCATTGGCCTCGCTCCCGCCGATGCCGACCACGAAGGAGTCCGTGCAGCACTCGAACGCGACGTTCCGGCCGACAAGTGCGGCTTCGGGCACACGGCGATGATTCAGTTCGGCCGCGAGTACTGTACCGCGAGAAAGCCGGCGTGTTTGGAGGGGCCGGAGGCGTGTCCGATGGACGACGTGTGCGAGCGCGTGGGAGTGAATCCGGAGACGCGAGACGTGGTCGACCCCGCTGAGACTGTCGCCGACGACTAA
- a CDS encoding methylglyoxal synthase: MRLALIAHDEKKDDLIEFANERKGDLEQFELMATGTTGQRLIDATGLDIERKQSGPLGGDMQIGAEIADDTCDGVIFLRDPLTAQPHEPDITALLRICDVHQTPLATNLASADAVLDELVDQLSGEE, translated from the coding sequence ATGCGACTCGCGCTTATCGCCCACGACGAGAAGAAGGACGACCTCATCGAGTTCGCGAACGAACGCAAAGGTGACCTCGAACAGTTCGAACTCATGGCGACGGGGACGACCGGCCAGCGTCTCATCGACGCGACGGGCCTCGATATCGAGCGCAAGCAGTCCGGTCCACTCGGCGGCGACATGCAAATCGGCGCGGAGATTGCCGACGATACCTGTGACGGCGTCATCTTCCTTCGTGACCCACTGACTGCCCAGCCTCACGAGCCCGACATCACCGCCCTCTTGCGAATCTGTGACGTTCACCAGACACCGCTGGCGACCAACCTCGCCAGTGCAGACGCCGTCCTCGACGAACTCGTCGACCAGTTGTCCGGCGAGGAGTAA
- a CDS encoding HTH domain-containing protein, whose translation MDSTKGGERPTQPSRPVRVELWVPSGKRDEFEAVVARLDDAVEHGVVDDYTVETWDRFVDLSGRLNSRERHVRDKLSSYARWSANRGRQLSGLGDPITRGIGRMGPECLTRRVPRAVMAEYEEGILSHVTACEECVGALQLRLDDLDSHTEPDWSNGPITVEW comes from the coding sequence ATAGACAGTACCAAGGGCGGTGAGCGTCCGACGCAACCGAGTCGGCCGGTCCGGGTCGAACTCTGGGTGCCTTCTGGCAAACGAGACGAGTTCGAAGCGGTGGTCGCGCGACTGGACGATGCGGTCGAACACGGTGTCGTCGACGACTACACGGTCGAGACGTGGGACCGGTTCGTCGACCTTTCGGGGCGATTGAATTCCAGAGAACGTCACGTCCGCGACAAACTCTCCTCGTACGCGCGGTGGAGCGCGAACCGAGGCAGACAGCTTTCGGGGTTAGGCGACCCCATCACGAGAGGTATCGGCAGGATGGGTCCAGAATGCCTGACGCGGCGTGTCCCACGCGCCGTGATGGCGGAGTACGAAGAGGGTATCCTCTCGCACGTCACCGCGTGCGAGGAGTGTGTAGGTGCGCTCCAGTTGCGCTTGGACGACCTCGACTCACATACCGAACCAGACTGGTCGAACGGTCCGATAACGGTCGAGTGGTAG
- a CDS encoding beta-CASP ribonuclease aCPSF1, translated as MSSVDKQLENLKAEITNELPRDISVSDVKYEGPELVVYTRDPKKFAKNGDLIRKLASKLRKRITVRPDPDVLSDPREAEPQILEVIPEEAGVTDLDFHVDTGEVVIEAQKPGMVIGRHGSTLREITQEVGWTPEVVRTPPIESSTVSNVRNFLKQEREDRRRILERTGRQIHREQLSNDEWVRITTLGCCREVGRASFILSTPETRILIDCGDKPGSDDVPYLQVPEALGSGANSLDAVVLTHAHLDHSALIPLLFKYGYDGPIYTTEPTRDLMGLLTLDYLDVASKEGRTPPYESEMVREAIKHTIPLEYGDVTDIAPDVKLTFHNAGHILGSSVSHFHIGDGLYNVAFSGDIHYDDTRLFNGAVNDFPRVETLVLESTYGGRNDYQTDQEDSEKRLIEVINETYDRGGKVVIPAFAVGRSQEIMLVLEQAMRDGKIPEMPVHLDGMIWEATAIHTTYPEYLRDELRDRIFHEDENPFLADEFNHIDGGEEERQDVADGDQAIILSTSGMVTGGPIMSWLRHIGPDPKSRLVFVGYQAQGTLGRRIQNGWDEIPVNDRDNSGRSNTLKLKMDVETVDGFSGHADRQGLENFIKTMNPRPEKVLCVHGDERSVQDLSSALYHNYNMRTFAPKNLETFRFK; from the coding sequence ATGAGCTCCGTAGATAAACAACTCGAGAATCTGAAGGCAGAGATTACGAACGAACTTCCGCGCGACATCTCGGTTTCCGACGTCAAGTACGAGGGTCCCGAACTCGTCGTCTACACTCGCGACCCCAAAAAGTTCGCCAAGAACGGCGACCTCATTCGGAAACTCGCGAGCAAACTTCGAAAGCGAATCACGGTTCGCCCCGACCCCGACGTGTTGTCTGACCCACGCGAGGCCGAACCGCAAATATTGGAAGTCATCCCCGAGGAAGCCGGCGTCACCGACCTCGACTTCCACGTCGACACGGGCGAAGTCGTCATCGAGGCGCAGAAACCGGGCATGGTCATCGGCCGGCACGGGTCGACCCTGAGAGAGATTACCCAAGAAGTTGGTTGGACACCTGAAGTCGTCCGAACACCACCTATCGAATCTTCTACCGTCTCGAACGTCCGTAACTTCTTGAAACAAGAACGCGAGGACCGACGCCGTATCCTCGAACGAACCGGGCGCCAGATTCACCGCGAACAGCTCTCGAACGACGAGTGGGTTCGTATCACGACGCTCGGCTGCTGCCGTGAAGTCGGTCGCGCCTCGTTCATCCTCTCGACGCCCGAGACGCGCATCCTCATCGACTGTGGGGACAAGCCGGGGTCCGACGACGTGCCGTATCTACAGGTCCCCGAGGCACTCGGGTCGGGTGCGAACTCGCTCGACGCCGTCGTCCTCACTCACGCTCACCTCGACCACTCCGCACTGATTCCGCTCTTGTTCAAGTACGGGTACGACGGCCCCATCTACACGACGGAACCCACGCGTGACCTCATGGGCCTCCTAACGCTCGACTACCTCGACGTCGCGTCGAAGGAAGGCCGCACGCCGCCGTACGAGTCCGAGATGGTTCGTGAGGCAATCAAGCACACCATCCCACTCGAATACGGCGACGTGACCGACATCGCCCCCGACGTGAAACTCACGTTCCACAACGCGGGTCACATTCTCGGTTCCTCGGTCTCGCACTTCCACATCGGCGACGGCCTCTACAACGTCGCGTTCTCCGGTGACATTCACTACGACGACACGCGTCTGTTCAACGGTGCAGTCAACGACTTCCCGCGTGTCGAGACGCTCGTCCTCGAATCGACCTACGGTGGTCGCAACGACTACCAGACCGACCAGGAAGACTCCGAGAAGCGACTCATCGAGGTCATCAACGAGACGTACGACCGCGGCGGAAAAGTCGTCATTCCGGCGTTCGCAGTCGGTCGGTCACAGGAGATTATGCTCGTCCTCGAACAGGCGATGCGCGACGGCAAGATTCCGGAGATGCCCGTCCACCTCGACGGGATGATCTGGGAGGCGACGGCCATCCACACGACCTACCCAGAGTATCTCCGTGACGAACTCCGCGACCGTATCTTCCACGAGGACGAAAACCCGTTCCTCGCCGACGAGTTCAACCACATCGACGGCGGCGAAGAAGAGCGACAGGACGTCGCCGACGGCGACCAGGCCATCATCCTCTCTACGTCAGGGATGGTCACTGGCGGGCCAATCATGTCGTGGCTTCGCCACATCGGCCCAGACCCGAAATCCCGACTGGTGTTCGTCGGCTACCAGGCACAGGGTACCCTCGGTCGTCGTATCCAGAACGGCTGGGACGAGATTCCGGTCAACGACCGCGACAACAGCGGTCGGTCGAACACCCTGAAACTCAAGATGGACGTCGAGACGGTCGACGGGTTCTCCGGTCACGCCGACCGACAGGGCCTCGAGAACTTCATCAAGACGATGAACCCCCGTCCGGAGAAGGTGCTGTGTGTCCACGGTGACGAACGCTCCGTTCAGGACCTCTCGTCCGCGCTCTACCACAACTACAACATGCGGACGTTCGCGCCGAAGAACCTCGAAACGTTCCGCTTCAAGTAA
- the sppA gene encoding signal peptide peptidase SppA, with protein sequence MTDQLTRLFKAAVVLVVTVIAALVGWVLFLSVPDDLAELLGVLLVVGTVAVALRVGGRLAASAFPSYDVAEVAVEGPITRDGGSGRIPGRGSGMPADDIVEQIDAAADDENAEALLLKLNTPGGEVLPSDDIRRAAAEFDGPTVAYATDVCASGGYWIASGCDELWSHDASVVGSIGVIGSSVNASELAEKVGISYERFAAGKYKDAGNALKEPSEDERAYLQGLIDDYYDDFVERVAEGRDMDPETIRETEARVYLGDEAHELGLVDSLGTRDDVEDRLAELLDRDEVTVQEFTPRVGLAERLRGSAEGVAYAFGAGVASSFDVDDGFSFRF encoded by the coding sequence GTGACTGACCAACTCACACGTCTCTTCAAAGCCGCCGTCGTGCTCGTCGTCACAGTGATTGCGGCGCTCGTCGGCTGGGTGCTCTTTCTCAGCGTTCCGGACGACCTCGCCGAACTGCTCGGCGTTCTCTTGGTCGTCGGAACCGTCGCCGTGGCGCTCCGCGTCGGCGGCCGGCTCGCGGCATCGGCGTTCCCGTCGTACGATGTCGCCGAAGTCGCCGTCGAGGGGCCAATCACGCGCGACGGCGGTTCGGGACGGATTCCGGGCCGTGGATCTGGGATGCCGGCCGACGACATCGTCGAGCAAATCGACGCCGCTGCAGACGACGAGAACGCCGAGGCGCTTCTCCTCAAACTCAACACGCCCGGTGGCGAGGTACTGCCGAGTGACGACATCCGCCGCGCTGCAGCGGAGTTCGATGGCCCGACAGTCGCGTACGCGACCGACGTCTGTGCCTCCGGCGGCTACTGGATAGCCAGCGGCTGTGACGAGTTGTGGTCGCACGACGCGAGTGTCGTCGGTTCCATCGGCGTCATCGGGTCGTCGGTCAACGCCTCGGAACTCGCCGAGAAGGTCGGAATCTCCTACGAGCGATTCGCAGCAGGGAAGTACAAAGACGCGGGCAACGCCCTGAAAGAACCCTCGGAAGACGAACGTGCGTACCTGCAGGGCCTCATCGACGACTACTACGACGACTTCGTCGAACGCGTCGCGGAGGGGCGCGACATGGACCCCGAGACCATCCGCGAGACGGAAGCACGTGTCTACCTCGGCGACGAAGCGCACGAACTCGGACTCGTGGATTCGCTCGGTACCCGCGACGACGTCGAAGACAGACTCGCAGAACTCCTCGACCGTGACGAGGTTACGGTTCAGGAGTTCACGCCACGCGTCGGCCTCGCAGAGCGTCTCCGGGGCAGTGCTGAAGGCGTCGCGTACGCCTTTGGCGCGGGTGTCGCCTCGTCGTTCGACGTCGACGATGGCTTTTCGTTTCGGTTCTGA
- a CDS encoding coiled-coil protein: protein MVTKQEVLDEFDVQELDGSRNIDLPEEKLESGSKGELIKLAGQLRDRRNELNQMASERASKRDDLNAMTREKVDEAQKHREQRDEMNSQVQEHKNKRNELNAQANELFDEVDKMKSDLELDDGKDIDELKEEIEQLEFRQQTEVLSTEDERELIEKIENKREELRQKKDKVEESGDLEELIAEAEEVRSEASQHHQKVTELADDAQEHHNQMIEAYREADDIRDKADEMHELFVEAQEAADRHHEDFVRVQKRLRELDKKEERQRKDSRAEEREAAKAEAEEIYQKFKEGETLETEDLMKLQKAGLL, encoded by the coding sequence ATGGTAACGAAGCAGGAAGTGCTCGACGAGTTCGATGTACAGGAACTCGACGGGTCACGAAACATCGATCTCCCAGAAGAAAAGCTCGAGAGCGGCTCGAAAGGCGAACTCATCAAACTTGCCGGTCAACTCCGTGACCGCCGCAACGAACTGAACCAGATGGCTTCTGAACGCGCCTCCAAGCGCGACGACCTCAACGCGATGACTCGCGAGAAGGTCGACGAGGCGCAGAAGCACCGCGAACAGCGCGACGAGATGAACTCGCAGGTTCAGGAGCACAAGAACAAGCGCAACGAACTCAACGCGCAGGCCAACGAGCTGTTCGACGAGGTCGACAAGATGAAGAGCGACCTCGAACTCGACGACGGCAAGGATATCGACGAGCTCAAAGAGGAGATCGAGCAACTCGAATTCCGCCAGCAGACCGAGGTTCTCTCGACAGAAGACGAGCGCGAACTCATCGAGAAGATCGAGAACAAGCGCGAAGAACTTCGTCAGAAGAAGGACAAGGTCGAAGAGAGCGGTGACCTCGAAGAACTCATCGCCGAGGCCGAAGAGGTCCGCTCCGAAGCGTCCCAGCACCACCAGAAGGTGACCGAACTCGCTGACGACGCACAGGAGCACCACAACCAGATGATCGAGGCCTACCGCGAGGCCGACGACATCCGTGACAAGGCCGACGAGATGCACGAGCTCTTTGTCGAAGCCCAGGAAGCGGCCGACCGTCACCACGAGGACTTCGTCCGCGTCCAGAAGCGCCTCCGCGAACTCGACAAGAAGGAAGAGCGCCAGCGCAAGGACTCCCGTGCCGAAGAGCGCGAGGCCGCAAAGGCCGAGGCCGAGGAGATCTACCAGAAGTTCAAGGAAGGCGAGACCCTCGAGACCGAGGACCTCATGAAGCTGCAGAAGGCCGGACTTCTCTAA
- the proS gene encoding proline--tRNA ligase: MSDEQELGITESKQYNTGEWYAEVVQKAGLANYGPEGMSGFIVTRPRAYALWERVQGFLDGLFKDTGVQNAYFPLFIPESYLEREKEIVEGFDPEVAWVTQAGQEELEERLAVRPTSESIIAPYMSQWVRSHRDLPLRVNQWASVVRWEATETKPFFRTKEFLWQEGHTAHATHEDAWDETMLRLDQYESVYEDLLAIPVLRGAKPDHDKFPGAHTTTTVEALMPDGKSVQAGTSHHLGTGFAEAFDLTYTDEDENTQVAHTTSWGLSWRSLGALIMTHSDDQGLVLPPTVAPEQVVIVPIWQADTQEKVLDYAEEIAEELEDAGVRVELDDRDERNPGFKFNEWELKGVPVRFEIGPNEVDDEVVTAVHRPDGESVELDRENIAEAVFDQFDEVYAKLYAAAEENLESNIREASSRNEILGTIGQHGGYVKAPWCSKESCEEEIKEQIAAEIVMVPLDDEESEIHHGEECAVCGEAAEETAYFAKSY, encoded by the coding sequence ATGAGCGACGAGCAGGAACTCGGTATCACCGAGTCGAAGCAGTACAACACGGGTGAGTGGTACGCAGAGGTCGTCCAGAAGGCGGGCCTCGCGAACTACGGACCCGAGGGAATGAGTGGATTCATCGTCACACGTCCGCGTGCCTACGCCCTGTGGGAGCGAGTTCAGGGGTTCCTCGACGGTCTGTTCAAAGACACCGGCGTCCAGAACGCCTACTTCCCGCTTTTCATCCCCGAGAGCTATCTCGAACGCGAGAAGGAAATCGTCGAAGGCTTCGACCCCGAAGTCGCGTGGGTCACCCAGGCGGGCCAAGAGGAACTCGAAGAACGCCTCGCCGTTCGACCGACGTCTGAGTCAATCATCGCCCCCTACATGTCTCAGTGGGTTCGTAGCCACCGTGATCTGCCCCTGCGCGTGAACCAGTGGGCCTCCGTCGTTCGGTGGGAGGCAACCGAGACGAAACCGTTCTTCCGAACGAAGGAGTTCCTCTGGCAGGAGGGTCACACCGCACACGCGACCCACGAAGACGCGTGGGACGAGACGATGCTCCGCCTCGACCAGTACGAGTCCGTCTACGAGGACTTGCTCGCGATTCCAGTCCTGCGGGGCGCGAAGCCAGACCACGACAAGTTCCCCGGCGCACACACGACGACGACGGTGGAAGCGCTCATGCCCGACGGCAAGTCGGTGCAGGCGGGGACCTCCCACCACCTCGGGACCGGATTTGCAGAGGCGTTCGACCTGACCTACACGGACGAAGACGAGAACACGCAAGTCGCACACACCACCTCGTGGGGTCTCTCGTGGCGCTCGCTCGGAGCGCTCATCATGACCCACTCGGACGACCAGGGGCTCGTCTTGCCCCCGACGGTCGCTCCCGAACAGGTCGTCATCGTCCCCATCTGGCAGGCAGATACACAAGAGAAGGTCCTCGACTACGCCGAGGAAATCGCGGAGGAACTCGAAGACGCTGGCGTCCGTGTCGAACTCGACGACCGCGACGAGCGCAACCCCGGGTTCAAATTCAACGAGTGGGAGCTCAAGGGCGTCCCCGTCCGGTTCGAAATCGGCCCCAACGAGGTCGACGACGAAGTCGTCACCGCGGTCCACCGACCCGACGGCGAGTCTGTCGAACTCGACCGCGAGAACATCGCCGAGGCCGTCTTCGACCAATTCGACGAGGTCTACGCGAAACTCTACGCCGCCGCCGAAGAGAACCTCGAATCCAACATCCGCGAGGCGTCCTCGCGCAACGAGATTCTCGGCACCATCGGCCAGCACGGTGGCTACGTGAAAGCACCGTGGTGTAGCAAGGAGTCCTGTGAAGAAGAGATTAAAGAGCAAATCGCCGCGGAGATCGTCATGGTACCCCTCGACGACGAAGAGAGTGAGATCCACCACGGCGAAGAGTGCGCCGTCTGTGGCGAGGCCGCAGAAGAAACCGCGTACTTCGCGAAATCCTACTGA
- a CDS encoding DUF7332 family protein gives MHAGIRVALTVFVVLIVATAPVAAASGPTSPCFPGEGHQFDIGGDAAGIDLVVFLSIFENLGEAGGFGMEATGGIGDEPIIQLRAGVAFDGVGPATEFLSNPFSRFSVVYDYSMNLPMFAGSGVESSYRDDGSPVSGIETKQC, from the coding sequence ATGCACGCAGGGATTCGTGTGGCGCTGACGGTGTTCGTCGTCCTCATCGTCGCCACCGCGCCCGTCGCTGCCGCGAGTGGTCCGACCTCGCCGTGTTTCCCCGGTGAGGGCCACCAGTTCGATATCGGGGGCGACGCCGCCGGCATCGACCTCGTCGTCTTTCTCTCCATCTTCGAGAATCTCGGTGAGGCGGGTGGGTTCGGCATGGAGGCTACGGGTGGAATCGGCGACGAACCGATTATCCAACTCCGCGCCGGTGTCGCGTTCGACGGTGTCGGCCCCGCGACGGAGTTCCTCTCGAATCCGTTCTCGCGGTTCAGCGTCGTCTACGACTACTCGATGAACCTCCCGATGTTCGCAGGTTCCGGTGTCGAGTCGTCGTACAGAGACGACGGGTCGCCGGTGAGTGGAATCGAGACGAAGCAGTGTTAA
- a CDS encoding DUF371 domain-containing protein, translated as MKETIRARGHEHVSAEHASTFEVTSDDWLTPAGDCILAIEADRTPADFDDEFVEACQSHDATITVTVSVDTGERTFEQSVRGRGHPDLTFDGDRSIVFRTSDYVDDRTGMVGAEHAADGFDDKLVSALAVGAPATVTIDVE; from the coding sequence ATGAAAGAGACCATTCGCGCCCGCGGCCACGAGCACGTGAGCGCCGAGCACGCGAGTACGTTCGAAGTGACGAGCGACGATTGGCTCACCCCGGCCGGAGACTGCATTCTCGCTATCGAGGCGGACCGAACACCCGCGGATTTCGACGACGAGTTCGTCGAGGCGTGCCAGTCACACGACGCGACGATTACCGTAACGGTGAGCGTGGACACGGGCGAGCGCACGTTCGAACAATCTGTTCGGGGACGTGGCCATCCCGACCTCACCTTCGACGGCGACCGGAGCATCGTCTTCCGAACGAGTGACTACGTTGACGACCGAACCGGGATGGTCGGTGCTGAACACGCTGCCGACGGCTTCGACGACAAACTCGTCTCCGCGCTGGCTGTGGGCGCACCCGCCACGGTGACCATCGACGTCGAGTAG